CAGACCCTCTTGTTCCCCGCCCTGGGAGGGAGCCTGAAGGCCACCTGTCCCAGGATGACAGGGACTGCCCTGCTCTCCCAAAGGGAAGCAAAGAAGCTCCAAAACTCTttgtttcctcccctcccctctccttgcgtgtgtgtgtgtgtgtgtgtgtgtgtgtgtgtgtgtgtgtatctgtctgtctAAGAGTGACCTTCGTGTTGGCTTTCCTGAGCAGAGACCTAGGACAGGAAGTCCTCATCTTCTGTGTCAGCCTGCCCTGGGGACCCTAACAGGAGTACTTTGTAAGTTCAGGAAGGGGCTGCTTGTCCCCTGGGGAGGGACGTCAGGCTGGGAGCCCTCTGCAGTCTTGTGGGAACCTGGGAGCACAGGTGGAATTTATTCCATTGCCGAGAAATAGCACCGTGCTCCACATTTCACAGCAGCTAGTACCTTCTCCTCCCTGCACAGAGCTTCATGAAAGCCTGGATGCTTTCTGTCCCTACAGAGTATACTGTGTGCTCCCGGCCTCAGGGATCTGGGCGGCTGGGCTGGTGTGCAAGACGGGGAGCCATTGCCCCTATGGCAGGGCCCCAGGTTAACAGAGGACATGAGCTCAGgcctgggaggaggtgggagccCTGGGAGGCCCCCAGGAGCCAGGGCTCCTGTGATCTGGCAGCATGCCTAATCCGGCTTCGTGCGGAATTGCCggatggggacagggaagggagtCCACGGCTCTGCGAGCCCACGTGGAGGGGGTGCTTCTGGgtgcaggaagcagggaggggaagtgggaaggTTGGACCCTGGACACTTAAGACAACGTCCCATCTCTGGCTCTTCCAGAACATTCACCAGGACTTCTTGGACCTCAGTCACTGTTTAGAACAAGGTCTGTGACCTCAGCCCCGGCTGGTAGGTACCATGAGCGGAGAGCATGACATGGCCTCCCTGGTTGCCCGGCATGGAAGGGCATCATGGAAGGAAGCATGGCCCTCCCTCCACCATTCTCCTTGTAAGAACTTGCCTGGCCCACGGGCGGGGATCAATCTTGGGGTCAGGTACCTAGGAGAGTGGAGAGGGAAGGCCATGATGCTGGGGCCGCAGCTCCAGGTGTGGTGCTGGCTGCTGGGCACGGACAGAGGGCTGAGTGGCCTGGGCCAAGTGAAACTCTGTGACAATTTGGAGAGAGGAGCAATGGTGCCTCTGTTGCCCACTCGCTGCCGTGCTCCAGCTGGGAGGCCCAGGGAGTTTTCACCCACCACTGACCGGGGGTTGAGTGATCTGTACCCGGCCTCAGGACACGGGATTGGGAGTGAGTTAGAGCTCTGGCTCTGTTGAAAATGAGACAGTGATTTGAAGGACCAGGAGACCCTCCCACAGACCAACCCTGTGATAGGACATTGGTTGGAGCGGTGGCCGGAACCAGCAGGTGGGAGGACCCCTGGCCTTCTACATCCAGCTTTTTGTAATCACCACTCTGTCTGGCTCCAGAAGATtgccatcacccccaaaagaaacccagaCCCATTAAGCagccactccccactccccactcctcccctgccccccagcccctggccaccactaatctgccttctgtctctatggCTTTAACCTttctggacgtttcatataaaaggaatcctTCAGCACGTGaccttttgcatctggcttcttttgcttagcgtGATGTTCTCaaagttcatccacgttgttgtgtgtatcagtgggacttcattccttttatggccCAATGatgttccactgtatggatgtaccaaCTTCGTTTACCCATTCTTTGGTTGATGGACAAATGAGTTGTGTCCaccctttggctattgtgaaaagtGCTGTTATGAATACATGTGTACACGTACTTGTTTGAATGcccattcaaaaaatttttttcctttaaatgtttgtttttgagagggagacagagcgtgagtgggggaggggcagagagagagggagacacagaatccgaagcaggctccaggctctgagatgtcagcacagagcccgatgcggggcccgaacccatgaactgtgagaatgacttgagccaaagtcggacacttaaccgactgagccacccaggtgcctgaatacccgtttttaattcccttggctatatacccaggagtggaattgcgaGATCATGTGCAAATCTACGGCAAATCCCCCAAACTAAGGGACCCCCCAAACTGTTTTCCGCAGGGACTTCccctttacattcccaccagcacggTATGAATACCTGTGGtagtttttctacatccttgccaacacttgttattttccttttataatttttttaaaatgtttttattttatttctgagacagagagacagagcaggagtggaggaggggcagagaggaagacacagaatcggaagcaggctgcaggctccaggctccgagctgtcagcatagagcccgacgcggggcccgaactcacgagctgtgagatcgtgacctgagccgaagtcagacgcttaaccgactgagccacccaggcaccccctgttattttccttttaaaaattatagccaCACTAGTGAATATGAAGTgtcacttaattttgtttttgggcACCTGCTGTATGCCCTGAGACTGTACCGATTCTTGCCTTCACTTActgtttcatttcattctccTGACAACCCTTTGGGGGTAGGTCGGATCCCCTCCCGTTTCCGGGTGAGAAAATAGAGTAAAGTTAATGACATACCCAAGGGCACGTGGCCAGTGAGGGACAGAGCTAGGGTTCTAAATTGGTGTCTGACTCCAAATTTGGTGCTCTTTCCATTGCCTTGCGTGGGCTCTCTGTCCTGTCTccgtgctgttttttttttttttttttttttaatagaagtataattaacacacagtgttatgttagtttcaggtgtacagggtaatgactcaacaattctatgcatgatacagtgctcatcataagtgtactctttttttaaagtttatttgtttatttttagagagggagagaaaatgtatgcgaggaggggaggggcagagggagagagagaatcccaagcaggctccgcgctgtcagcacatggggctcgatcccatgaactgtgagatcttgacctgagccgaaatccagagtcgggctcttacctgaccgagccacccaggtgccccacgataAGTGTCCCCTTAGTCCCCTTCACCtgttccacccctcccccacctcccctctgacaaccaccagcttgttctttgtatttaggagtctgtgttttttgtctcttttttgctttgtttgctctgtttcttaaatttcacgtatgagtgaaatcatgcggtgtttacctttctctgacttgtttcacttggctttacactctctagttccatccccgtagttccaaatggcaaggtttcactctattttatggctgagtattattccCCTACGCACGTACTCTgcctcttctgtatccattcgtcTATGGACGGACATTGGGCcagcttccacatcttggctatcgTAAACAATGCCACAGGCTCATTGCTtttccttgtggtttttttttgtttgttattttgtgtgtgtgctttttttttttttttttcccagatctctttcccctcttctgctTTTTCCATCCTTCATGGTTTTGTCATCTTATGCTTGAATTCTCCTTCCTTTGTTAAAGTATTCTCCTTCTTGGTGCCTCTGCCTGCTGCCTGCCACCTccttggctttctttcctttagCCACTCTGTCGTGGTTCAGTCCTGAAGGGCCACTGGTGCTATGGGGAGAGGGGGGGTGTCCTGGGGTGGGAGGCATGAAGAACCCCCTGCCTTCCTCCGtgggggaggaggacagggtgggggtgTTCTGTGACTGGAGGCACCCAGCGGGGTCCAGGTGTGGCAGATGCCAGTGGAGGGGCAGCAAGGAGCTGGCGTCCTGCTGAGGGACCCCCGGGCTCGAGTCTGGGCCCCAGGGCAGGAAAGAGGGGCAGGTGAGGGGGCCAggagcccagccccaggccacTCCAGCCCACCGTTAGGCCCCAGCTTGTTTTCCCAGGAATGTCTGTTCTCTCGTTCCCGGGGATTTCGCAGCCAGCTTCCACTCGGCTTTTCCATCTGTAAGCTAGACAGACTCTAAATCAAGGGAGGAGAGACACTAAGCTGCAGGAGTAAAGCCAACGTAGGGGGAGAGTTGCTATTTTACAGTCCCTCGGAGTCCCAAAGCACTTCTACTTTTCACGGCATCCCTGTCTCATTAGCTGCTCGCATCCCCCTCCTGGTCCTTGCGGCAGGTTCTCATTATAGAGACAGCCGAGCACCGCCGAGGGCCGAGCATCAAGCCATGTTTCAGACCCAAAACTCACCTTCTGGAcgttttttctcccccaaagagggagaaagagaattgagCCTCTTTGGAAGCACAGCAGCCTTAGAGGAAGACCAGATTGCTTAATCTTAAAAATGGTGTTCctagagaatttaattttttgtagttCAATATTTATGCTATAGTATCAATATTGAGTGCACTGGTAGGGggataatctctttttttttatgaatgaattttCAATCTTGGACCCTAGGTCTAcactgcttgttttgttttgttttaatgtttgtttacttttgagagagaccgagagacagagcgtgagctggggatggtcagagaaagagggagacacaaaatccgaagcagactccgggctccgagctgtcagcacagacccgacgtggggctcgaactcccaaactgtgagatcatgacccgaccaaagtcggaggcttaactgtctgcgccacccaggtgcccctggttggtGTAATTTCTTAATTAAACTGCATTCCCCTGCCCCCCTGGATTGTGCTGCCTGGATCCAGACAGCATTTATGAGTGCCTTCTGTATGCCCCACACTGGGCTAAGTGCTTGCTAGGCATCATCTTGTGTAACCCTCACAGAGACCTGAGAGTAGATAGCATTATCCCCCTTCTCAGGTGGGGATactgagggtcagggagagacagGTTTCATCACTGCAGGACATAGCACAGGAGGAAGGGGTTTAACTGCAGGACGGGGTTTTAAGTCGCACTGGCGTGACAGACCTTGGGACAGATCATTTAAGGGAGGCTGTGGAATTGGCTCTTCTGGTACGCGAGTTCAGAAATTCAGAGGTGCAGGGTTCTGAAGACATGTGCCCCTGGAGGGAGGGCCAGGGGACACAAAGGGAGACCCAAAGCCAATGTAAGGGGCAAATCCTAACTTTAGGAGAGATTGGAGAAGGGATCGGCATTGTCCCCAGCATCCCCAGCAGAACTGTGACCTGGAAAGGTCCCAGAGGAAGCCCACAGAGGAGCCACCCGCCCCCGTCCCCTCCCCGGCTCCTGATTTTGGCAGGACTGTTGTTTTCACTAGTGTTTTCCAATAACTTTGCACCTTGGCAGAAACCGGGTCCAGTGACTTCTGCCTGTAATTGGCACAGGCTGCTTCCAGTTCTGGTGTGGGTAAGCGGGCCACTTGCTTTGCGCTTAtaaccccttcccccacctgtaCCTCATCCCGCCCCACACACATGAAGAGCGAAGGATCTGACCCGGCCGTCCTGGGGTGTGCTGTGTGTAAAAATACATGGGGTTGAGCCATTTCCTGCTGCTTCCGTTCTTGCATGGCGATAAGACACAGGGGACTCAGCTGTGGACAGAGAGGTCCTCCAgcagctggggttggggggggggggggcggccctgGGAGAGCAGGACTCCAGGCCCGCCTGCTTTCTTCTGACCCCGCGGTTTCTCATCTTTCCTATCTCCTGggacctttccttcctttcacccCGACCCCCCAACCTTTCTCGGCTTCTCTTCTCCTTTGTGCCACCCTCATGCGCTTGGGAAGCCTGCCTGCTGCTTGGAAAGGGACCGTCTGCTCCGTCCTGCACATTTGCCCCCTCCTGAGCTAGGCCCTGGTACCTTCAGGCCCCCAGACTGGTCTCTGCTGCCCTTGGCCCCCAGGGGTTGCTCCTGGGACTTGAGTCCTCAGGACCTGGCCAGCACGGTGGGTGGGGCTGTGCTCCTCTCCCGCATCTGAGAGAGCGTCTGGGAGAGCGGGCAGGGCCGGGTGCTCCTGCCGTCATGAAGCGGAAGAGGTTGCTGACGACTCAGGAGAGCTGGAAGGTGATGGAGGGGCTGGAAGGGGTATCCACAGAGGCAGGAGACCTGCTGAACTGCATTAGGAAAGCCGGGGTGGGACGGGTGGGGAGGCTTCCTGTGCCTACGTAGGGCCAAAGTGTAGGCTTTGGCCAGCTCTGGGAGAGAGGCCTGTTTGAGGCAGGAGCCTTTGGGGGAGGTGGAGTCCAGAGGGACAGCTTGTCTTGTCTCTGAGAAGTCAGTCCTGTGACTCTCCTCAGGCGTGCTTGGTCCATGTGATGGAGCAAGAAGAGCTCTGGGCTGGAAGTTCTGTGTTTTCGTGGCTGTGTGTCCCTGAGCAACTTGCTTGAACTCTCTGGGCCAAAGGAGGGGCAGATCTGCCTAGACTGCATTTTAGGGATGTTATGAGGATTACGTGGATCGCAGCTGGGACAGCCCTTCAAAACTGGCCATGggtaggggcacttggctggctcgaTCAGTGGAgggtgtaactcttgatcttggagctgggagttcgaggcccacgttgggtatagacattacttagaaaaaaaatctttttttaaaaaaattttttttcaacgtttatttatttttgagagacagagagagacagagcacgagcaggggaggggcagagagaaagggaggcacagaacctgaagcaggctccaggctccgagctgtcggcacagagcccgacgcggggctcgaactcacaaaccgtgagatcatgacccgagctgaagtcggacgcttaacagactgagccacccaggcgccccagaagtaaAATCTTTTAACACAAAATGGCCACCATAAAGGAATACTGCTACGGTtgtggttatttggggtcttgcCCTGAAGCTTCCTATTCCTCCTGCATCCATCTCCCAGGCAGAGAAACCAAGGCCAGAGGTGTCCACAGACGTAGGAGAGTATCCTCCCACAGTGTCACGATTTACCGACGCTTGCTTTTCTTGCCTCCTTCCCCAGGTTGAGAAGGGAGACCTTGTGGCCCTGAGCCTCCCCGGCGGCCCCGGCCACGGTGACGCCGACGGTCCCGTCAGCCTGGACGTGCCAGACGGGGCCCCCGACCCCCAGCGGACCAAGGCTGCCATCGACCACCTGCACCAGAAGATCCTGAAGATCACCGAGCAGATCAAGATCGAGCAGGAGGCGCGGGACGACAACGTGGCCGAGTACCTGAAGCTGGCCAACAATGCAGACAAGCAGCAGGTGTCGCGCATCAAGCAGGTGTTCGAGAAGAAGAACCAGAAGTCGGCCCAGACCATCGCCCAGCTGCACAAGAAGCTGGAGCACTACCGCCGGCGCTTGAAGGAGATAGAGCAGAACGGGCCCTCGCGGCAGCCCAAGGACGTGCTGCGGGACATGCAGCAGGGCCTGAAGGACGTGGGCGCCAACGTGCGCGCGGGCATCAGTGGCTTCGGGGGCGGCGTGGTCGAGGGCGTCAAGGGCAGCCTCTCGGGCCTCTCGCAAGCCACCCACACCGCGGTGGTGTCCAAGCCCCGGGAGTTCGCCAGCCTCATCCGCAACAAGTTTGGCAGCGCCGACAACATCGCCCACCTGAAGGACCCTCTGGAGGACGGGCCCCCCGAGGAGGCGGCCCGGGCGCTGAGCGGCAGCGCCACCCTCGTGTCCAGCCCCAAGTACGGCAGCGATGACGAGTGCTCCAGTGCCAGCGCCAGCTCGGCCGGGGCGGGCAGCAACTCCGGGGCTGGGCCGGCGGGGGCGCTAGGGAGCCCCAAGTCGAACACGCTGTACGGGGCCCCCGGAAGCCTGGACGCTCTGCTGGAGGAGCTGCGGGAGATTAAGGAGGGACAGTCCCACCTGGAGGACTCGATGGAGGACCTCAAGTCTCAGTTGCAGAGGGACTACACCTACATGACCCAGTGTCTGCAGGAGGAGCGCTACAGGTAGGCGCCACCCCTCCCGCACCGCCGCCGCCCGGCCGGGCCTCGGCCGGAG
Above is a window of Neofelis nebulosa isolate mNeoNeb1 chromosome 15, mNeoNeb1.pri, whole genome shotgun sequence DNA encoding:
- the TMCC2 gene encoding transmembrane and coiled-coil domains protein 2 isoform X5, whose amino-acid sequence is MKRKRLLTTQESWKVEKGDLVALSLPGGPGHGDADGPVSLDVPDGAPDPQRTKAAIDHLHQKILKITEQIKIEQEARDDNVAEYLKLANNADKQQVSRIKQVFEKKNQKSAQTIAQLHKKLEHYRRRLKEIEQNGPSRQPKDVLRDMQQGLKDVGANVRAGISGFGGGVVEGVKGSLSGLSQATHTAVVSKPREFASLIRNKFGSADNIAHLKDPLEDGPPEEAARALSGSATLVSSPKYGSDDECSSASASSAGAGSNSGAGPAGALGSPKSNTLYGAPGSLDALLEELREIKEGQSHLEDSMEDLKSQLQRDYTYMTQCLQEERYRYERLEEQLNDLTELHQNEMTNLKQELASMEEKVAYQSYERARDIQEAVESCLTRVTKLELQQQQQQVVQLEGVENANARALLGKFINVILALMAVLLVFVSTIASFITPLMKTRLRITSTALLVLVLFLLWKHWDSLTYLLEHVLLPS
- the TMCC2 gene encoding transmembrane and coiled-coil domains protein 2 isoform X4, whose translation is MRITWIAAGTALQNWPWVEKGDLVALSLPGGPGHGDADGPVSLDVPDGAPDPQRTKAAIDHLHQKILKITEQIKIEQEARDDNVAEYLKLANNADKQQVSRIKQVFEKKNQKSAQTIAQLHKKLEHYRRRLKEIEQNGPSRQPKDVLRDMQQGLKDVGANVRAGISGFGGGVVEGVKGSLSGLSQATHTAVVSKPREFASLIRNKFGSADNIAHLKDPLEDGPPEEAARALSGSATLVSSPKYGSDDECSSASASSAGAGSNSGAGPAGALGSPKSNTLYGAPGSLDALLEELREIKEGQSHLEDSMEDLKSQLQRDYTYMTQCLQEERYRYERLEEQLNDLTELHQNEMTNLKQELASMEEKVAYQSYERARDIQEAVESCLTRVTKLELQQQQQQVVQLEGVENANARALLGKFINVILALMAVLLVFVSTIASFITPLMKTRLRITSTALLVLVLFLLWKHWDSLTYLLEHVLLPS
- the TMCC2 gene encoding transmembrane and coiled-coil domains protein 2 isoform X3, which translates into the protein MAAAEPGSLGTPARRPRLPLASPVLPRDCDPGGLAQPLESWSLKASGAPSPARLRETGPAQVEKGDLVALSLPGGPGHGDADGPVSLDVPDGAPDPQRTKAAIDHLHQKILKITEQIKIEQEARDDNVAEYLKLANNADKQQVSRIKQVFEKKNQKSAQTIAQLHKKLEHYRRRLKEIEQNGPSRQPKDVLRDMQQGLKDVGANVRAGISGFGGGVVEGVKGSLSGLSQATHTAVVSKPREFASLIRNKFGSADNIAHLKDPLEDGPPEEAARALSGSATLVSSPKYGSDDECSSASASSAGAGSNSGAGPAGALGSPKSNTLYGAPGSLDALLEELREIKEGQSHLEDSMEDLKSQLQRDYTYMTQCLQEERYRYERLEEQLNDLTELHQNEMTNLKQELASMEEKVAYQSYERARDIQEAVESCLTRVTKLELQQQQQQVVQLEGVENANARALLGKFINVILALMAVLLVFVSTIASFITPLMKTRLRITSTALLVLVLFLLWKHWDSLTYLLEHVLLPS
- the TMCC2 gene encoding transmembrane and coiled-coil domains protein 2 isoform X6, producing MKSKEERTAVEKGDLVALSLPGGPGHGDADGPVSLDVPDGAPDPQRTKAAIDHLHQKILKITEQIKIEQEARDDNVAEYLKLANNADKQQVSRIKQVFEKKNQKSAQTIAQLHKKLEHYRRRLKEIEQNGPSRQPKDVLRDMQQGLKDVGANVRAGISGFGGGVVEGVKGSLSGLSQATHTAVVSKPREFASLIRNKFGSADNIAHLKDPLEDGPPEEAARALSGSATLVSSPKYGSDDECSSASASSAGAGSNSGAGPAGALGSPKSNTLYGAPGSLDALLEELREIKEGQSHLEDSMEDLKSQLQRDYTYMTQCLQEERYRYERLEEQLNDLTELHQNEMTNLKQELASMEEKVAYQSYERARDIQEAVESCLTRVTKLELQQQQQQVVQLEGVENANARALLGKFINVILALMAVLLVFVSTIASFITPLMKTRLRITSTALLVLVLFLLWKHWDSLTYLLEHVLLPS